In Fusarium oxysporum Fo47 chromosome XII, complete sequence, one DNA window encodes the following:
- a CDS encoding beta-lactamase-like protein — MFIQPIPMWWGSNDNWAYLVVDDESRDALIIDPANPGEVAPVLIAAVQSNKLNLVAVVNTHHHWDHAGGNEEILAALINPKLDVIGGKDCEGVTKTPSHGETFKLGNITITSIHTPCHTQDSICFFFQDGDHKAVFTGDTLFTGGCGRFFEGTAEEMHVALNKHLASLPDDTVVFPGHEYTRSNAKFAISVSQSEPVQQLLSFSEANPVTVGKYTIGHEKQHNVFMRLDDPDIQRATGETDPVSIMEKLREMKNEYK, encoded by the exons ATGTTTATCCAACCGATACCCATGT GGTGGGGAAGCAATGACAACTGGGCTTATCtggttgtcgatgatgagagtCGCGACGCTCTGATTATAGACCCTGCAAATCCTGGAGA GGTTGCTCCGGTTCTCATTGCTGCTGTTCAGTCAAACAAACTCAATCTTGTCGCTGTGGTAAACACTCACCA CCATTGGGATCACGCTGGCGGTAACGAAGAGATC CTGGCTGCACTAATCAACCCCAAACTTGACGTTATCGGAGGCAAGGACTGCGAAGGAGTCACGAAAACTCCAAGTCATGGTGAGACTTTCAAGCTTGGGAACATCACGATAACTAGTATACATACGCCATGTCATACGCAGGATAGTatctgtttcttcttccaagatGGGGATCACAAGGCAGTTTTTACAGGCGACACCTTGTTCACTGGCG GATGCGGGAGGTTCTTTGAGGGGACTGCAGAGGAGATGCACGTGGCGCTGAACAAGCATCTTGCATCACTTCCAGATGATACGGTCGTCTTT CCCGGTCATGAGTATACTCGAAGCAATGCCAAGTTCGCAATCTCTGTATCACAGAGCGAACCAGTGCAGCAGCTTCTGAGCTTCTCTGAGGCAAACCCTGTCACAGTGGGCAAGTACACGATCGGACATGAAAAG CAACATAATGTATTCATGAGACTGGAT GATCCCGACATCCAAAGGGCGACTGGAGAGACAGATCCAGTTAGCATTATGGAGAAGCTTagagagatgaagaatgagTACAAGTGA
- a CDS encoding GPR1/FUN34/yaaH family-domain-containing protein, whose product MSPRNSVNGKPRSEGEELDHVHPTRSIPISPELFEQLYLQPQNRVKGDLRKTFGNPTPVALAGFLMCSTPASMGLLGWQGAGGFAAAANVGAYFGLGGVLLVLGGIGEWILGNTFPSTVFFTFGGFWLAFGTTVVPDSGAYSTYSTDGTAANGLTQPQFYSTFAFFLIAMAILCTIYSIASIRTNVALFSILLLLVPCFSCLAAAFFAVSQGKANLALKCQHAGAGLLFALSLIGWYMFMSILLMSVDFPIMLPLGDLSTIIRGKSDAKKDASKTV is encoded by the exons ATGTCTCCCCGTAACAGCGTCAACGGCAAGCCTCGAAGTGAAGGCGAAGAGTTGGATCATGTCCATCCAACCCGGAGCATCCCCATCTCGCCAGAGCTATTCGAGCAGCTTTATCTTCAGCCACAGAATAGGGTGAAGGGAGACCTCCGAAAGACCTTCGGCAATCCTACGCCAGTCG CTTTGGCTGGGTTTTTGATGTGCTCCACGCCAGCATCCATGGGCCTACTCGGCTGGCAGGGAGCTGGTGGCTTTGCTGCCGCTGCGAACGT TGGTGCCTACTTTGGCCTTGGTGGTGTTCTTCTTGTATTGGGAGGTATTGGTGAATGGATTCTCG GAAACACCTTCCCGTCGAccgtcttcttcaccttcgGAGGTTTCTGGCTTGCATTCGGTACAACTGTCGTCCCTGACTCTGGTGCCTACAGCACGTATTCGACCGACGGTACCGCTGCAAATGGTCTCACTCAGCCTCAATTCTACTCGACTTTCGCATTTTTCCTGATTGCCATGGCCATTCTATGCACAATCTATTCTATCGCCAGTATTCGAACAAACGTCGCTCTGTTCTCCATCTTGCTCTTGCTTGTTCCTTGCT TCTCTTGCCTTGCCGCTGCCTTCTTCGCCGTTTCTCAAGGGAAGGCTAACCTTGCGCTCAAGTGCCAGCATGCTGGAGCGGGCTTGTTGTTCGCTCTATCGTTGATCGGCTGGTATATGTTCATGTCTATTCTGCTCATGTCCGTCGACTTCCCCATCATGCTACCCCTGGGCGATCTCTCGACCATCATCCGCGGCAAAAGTGATGCAAAGAAGGATGCAAGCAAGACAGTTTAA
- a CDS encoding copper amine oxidase gives MSGSIPHPFDPLSGEEIRLATSVVRKEHGDAVHFHVITLQEPRKAEMVAWLANPSSGARPRRVAEVVIIDPREGKGHVYDGLVDLKRQRITKWERAEGQQPILIVEEMLEVEEACRKDPQVIEQCRISGIAADEMHKVYADPWTISHDPRYGSSTRLFQGLMYFRPDVDNCQYQYPLDFHPIYDPRKKEIIAIDIPRIRRPLQRNKAVDYHHLYIQKESGYRKDLKPIYISQPEGVSFNVNGRELEWQNWKLHIGFNYREGIVFNNITFNDKGNVRPIFYRMSLSEMVVPYGHPEPPHHRKHAFDLGEYGAGYLTNSLSLGCDCKGMLPLTPQLDLVHQANCKGAIHYLDAELPTQTGQIRKIENAICIHEEDDGILFKHTDFRDNSTIVTRARKLIVQHVFTAANYEYAIQVYCICQWVFHQDGTIQPDIKLTGILNTYVMNPGEDLQGYGTQVKKGVNAHNHQHLFLLRINPSVDGHENTVHMVDAVPSDAPVGSPENLYGNAFYAKRTRLETTGQSITDYNGATSRSWDIVNENKLNSESGKPVSYKLVSRDVPNLMPKEGSLVWKRAFFARHAVHVTKYADDELWAAGNHVAQTSGEPSRGLGAWVGDGTKSVANTDIVLWHTFGITHFPAPEDFPVMPAEPITLLLRPRHFFTCNPVMDVPPSYSITPSEVAAKKSGFDTTDKVSKLAAMSDSSCCKPPKL, from the exons ATGTCAGGTTCAATCCCTCATCCCTTCGATCCTCTCAGTGGAGAGGAAATCCGCCTGGCTACCTCTGTTGTGCGCAAAGAGCATGGTGATGCAGTCCACTTCCATGTCATAACGCTCCAGGAGCCgcgcaaggctgagatggtTGCCTGGCTTGCCAATCCCTCCAGCGGTGCCAGGCCTCGACGTGTTGCAGAAGTTGTCATCATTGATCCACGAGAGGGTAAAGGCCATGTTTACGATGGACTTGTCGATTTGAAGCGTCAAAGGATCACAAAGTGGGAGCGCGCTGAAGGACAACAGCCTATT CTTATCGTCGAAGAAATGctcgaagtcgaagaagcCTGTCGCAAAGATCCTCAAGTCATCGAACAATGCCGAATCAGCGGAATCGCCGCAGACGAGATGCACAAAGTCTACGCTGACCCATGGACCATCAGCCACGACCCTCGATACGGTAGCAGCACACGCCTATTCCAAGGCCTAATGTACTTCCGCCCAGATGTCGATAACTGCCAATACCAATATCCCCTTGACTTCCACCCGATCTATGATCCcaggaagaaggagatcaTCGCTATCGATATTCCTCGCATTCGACGACCTCTTCAGAGAAACAAGGCTGTGGATTACCATCATTTATATATCCAGAAGGAGAGTGGGTATAGAAAGGACTTGAAGCCGATTTACATCTCCCAGCCGGAGGGTGTTTCGTTCAATGTCAACGGAAGGGAGCTAGAGTGGCAGAATTGGAAGTTACATATTGGATTCAATTATCGTGAGGGTATTGTCTTCAACAACATTACCTTCAACGATAAGGGAAACGTCAGGCCGATCTTCTATCGCATGTCTCTTTCCGAGATGGTTGTTCCCTA TGGTCACCCCGagcctcctcatcatcgcaAGCATGCCTTCGATCTGGGCGAGTATGGTGCCGGATATCTGACAAACAGTCTCTCACTTGGCTGTGACTGCAAGGGTATGCTGCCTCTCACTCCCCAGCTTGATCTAGTTCACCAAGCTAACTGTAAAGGTGCCATTCATTATCTCGATGCCGAGCTCCCAACCCAGACCGGTCAGATTAGAAAGATTGAGAATGCCATATGTATccatgaggaagacgatggcATTCTGTTCAAGCACACAGACTTCCGAGACAACTCAACTATCGTCACACGTGCTCGAAAGCTTATCGTTCAGCATGTCTTCACTGCTGCCAACTATGAGTACGCCATTCAAGTATATTGCATCTGCCAA TGGGTGTTCCATCAGGATGGTACCATCCAGCCAGACATCAAGCTCACCGGTATCCTCAACACCTATGTTATGAACCCCGGTGAGGACCTGCAAGGCTACGGAACGCAAGTCAAGAAAG GTGTCAACGCCCATAACCATCAGCATCTATTCCTTCTCCGTATCAACCCCAGTGTCGACGGACACGAGAACACGGTCCACATGGTTGATGCTGTACCTTCGGATGCCCCAGTTGGCAGCCCAGAAAACCTCTACGGCAACGCCTTCTATGCTAAGCGCACCAGACTCGAGACGACTGGCCAATCTATCACTGACTACAATGGTGCTACATCTCGCTCCTGGGACATTGTCAATGAGAACAAGCTCAATTCTGAGAGTGGCAAGCCTGTCTCGTACAAGCTTGTGAGCCGAGACGTGCCGAACTTGATGCCCAAGGAGGGTTCTCTTGTATGGAAGAGAGCCTTCTTTGCTCGCCATGCTGTTCATGTGACGAAGT ATGCGGATGATGAGCTCTGGGCCGCTGGCAACCACGTCGCTCAGACCTCCGGTGAGCCATCCAGAGGCCTCGGGGCCTGGGTTGGTGACGGTACTAAGAGCGTCGCTAATACTGATATCGTCCTCTGGCACACGTTTGGTATCACGCATTTCCCCGCTCCAGAGGATTTCCCAGTTATGCCTGCTGAGCCGATTACACTCTTGCTCAGACCCCGTCACTTCTTCACCTGCAACCCTGTCATGGACGTGCCTCCTTCTTACTCAATCACTCCCAGTGAAGTGGCTGCTAAGAAGTCTGGATTTGATACCACTGATAAGGTTAGCAAGCTGGCGGCTATGAGTGACTCTTCGTGCTGCAAGCCACCTAAGCTGTAA
- a CDS encoding amino acid permease-domain-containing protein, whose translation MSHSIGGKTAIVTGAGSGINLAFAEQLLNGGCNVLFADLALRPEAQKLVGAYPGGVQSKSRAVFQQTDVTNWTHLERIFERAEEEFGEIDIVCPGAGVYEPSFSSFWYPPGTPQTKDALHGGRYASIDINLVHPIRTTQLALSRFLRYEKKPRTIVIISSTNAQDTCLSTAIYDATKHAISGFVRAMAKIDQVGVRIAAVAPGIIKTPLFMENPEKLAMIDTSKDVLVEPSEVASVMVALVERDSICSTIDQASTGPQDIEIKSGSIIEVTKNRARVVNAYHDPGPSGAGAIGSNFATSEYTTLALLLTPGWGEPSVKASNISISYLIDVRLHAANADKWPNRKGVRDAATPSKIKTRQFSPAIFAMADSIPHQVTEGHLRPRLSKLTMVAMTFAILNTWIALGGTIGIVMPSGGPVALLYGFIFCVACNFALAFSLGELAAIWPTAGGQYHFVYALSSDRWKRFLSLCAGWINIAGWLTLVTTEAIFSAMFIAAAIVVASGRSTPVDSWTTYLVFLAIITFSTIVNIWGNSILGPWSNFALYWSILSVVIISIILLSMSEKTSAEFVFTTFNNETGWSDGMAWLLGLLQSALSLIGFDAVLHMTEEMPNPHLDAPLAIVYAIGVGGSTGLIFILVILFCLTDVDKVVSSPTGQPLIALFDQATNSRAASTIISCMLGLCFIHGTNGSITTTSRLIYSMARDNGFFFSRYFNHINPKLEVPVRTIIFTYIFNVLFGALYLGPTVAFNAFIASCTILLNISYAFPIFVLVIRGRDILAPHQHPHTPWKLGNFWGYLVNWTACLYVSVTSVLFCFPPSLHVTGNTMNYVSVVIAICCLAIAIYWIARGKTFEGPNLETIMAQREEVAHAPGHGRRGEKEDIHDHSVSA comes from the exons ATGTCCCATTCTATCGGGGGGAAAACAGCCATTGTTACTGGTGCTGGCAGTGGCATCAACCTCGCATTTGCTGAACAGCTTTTGAATGGCGGATGCAATGTCCTTTTTGCCGACCTCGCTCTGCGACCTGAAGCTCAGAAGCTGGTGGGCGCTTATCCTGGCGGAGTCCAAAGCAAGAGCCGAGCTGTTTTCCAGCAGACTGATGTGACTAACTGGACTCATCTCGAGCGAATTTTCGAAAGGGCAGAAGAGGAGTTCGGCGAGATTGACATCGTCTGCCCCGGCGCTGGAGTCTACGAACCG AGCTTTAGCAGCTTCTGGTATCCTCCTGGAACCCCACAAACCAAGGATGCCCTCCATGGCGGTCGCTATGCCAGTATCGACATCAACTTGGTTCATCCTATCAGGACCACTCAATTGGCGCTGTCTCGTTTCTTGAGATACGAAAAGAAACCTCGCACGATTGTTATTATCTCGAGCACCAACGCCCAAGACACCTGTCTATCTACAGCTATTTATGATGCGACAAAACATGCGATTAGTGGATTCGTGCGCGCGATGGCCAAGATCGACCAAGTCGGCGTCCGTATCGCTGCAGTCGCACCAGGCATCATCAAGACGCCTCTCTTCATGGAGAACCCAGAAAAGCTTGCCATGATTGATACCAGCAAGGATGTTCTAGTAGAGCCGTCCGAGGTCGCTAGCGTCATGGTCGCTTTGGTTGAGAGAGACAGCATCTGCTCGACCATTGACCAAGCAAGTACAGGACCGCAGGACATCGAGATCAAGAGCGGGTCGATTATTGAAGTGACCAAGAACCGAGCTCGTGTTGTCAATGCATACCACGATCCGGGTCCTTCAGGTGCTGGGGCCATTGGGTCCAACTTTGCCACTTCAGAGTACACTACGTTGGCTTTACTGTTGACTCCGGGATGGGGAGAACCTAGTGTAAAGGCGAGCA ATATCTCGATATCCTATCTAATTGACGTCCGTCTCCATGCGGCGAACGCAGATAAGTGGCCAAACCGTAAAGGGGTTCGCGATGCCGCTACTCCCAGCAAA ATCAAGACTCGGCAGTTTTCGCCAGCTATTTTCGCCATGGCCGATTCGATTCCTCACCAGGTCACCGAAGGTCACTTGCGGCCGCGTCTCAGCAAGTTGACCATGGTCGCGATGACATTTGCCATTCTCAA CACTTGGATCGCGTTAGGTGGCACAATTGGCATCGTCATGCCGTCTGGAGGCCCAGTCGCGCTCCTGTACGGCTTCATCTTCTGTGTTGCTTGCAATTTCGCTCTAGCCTTCAGTCTTGGTGAGCTTGCAGCTATCTGGCCAACAGCAGGCGGGCAGTATCATTTTGTGTACGCTCTCAGTAGTGACAGATGGAAGAGGTTCTTG AGTCTTTGTGCTGGCTGGATTAATATTGCTGGCTGGCTCACCCTTGTAACAACTGAAGCGATCTTCTCCG CCATGTTTATTGCTGCCGCTATTGTCGTCGCGTCGGGGAGATCAACACCAGTCGACTCTTGGACAACATAccttgtcttccttgccatTATCACGTTTTCGACCATCGTGAACATCTGGGGCAATTCCATCCTTGGACCTTGGAGCAACTTCGCTC TCTACTGGTCAATTCTAAGCGttgtcatcatcagcatTATTCTGTTATCCATGTCAGAAAAGACCAGCGCCGAGTTCGTTTTCACAACGTTCAATAACGAGACGGGATGGTCAGATGGGATGGCATGGCTTCTGGGTCTACTTCAATCCGCTTTATCATTGATTGGATTTGACGCGGTTTTGCACATGACTGAAGAAATGCCTAATCCCCATCTGGATGCCCCCCTTGCAATCGTCTATGCTattggtgttggtggttcTAC TGGCTTGATCTTCATCCTAGTCATCCTCTTCTGTCTGACTGATGTTGACAAAGTAGTCAGCTCGCCTACCGGTCAGCCCCTGATCGCTCTTTTCGATCAAGCCACGAACAGTCGAGCAGCATCTACCATCATCAGCTGCATGCTAGGGCTGTGTTTCATACACGGCACAAATGGATCTATCACCACCACAAGTCGATTGATATACTCCATGGCTCGAGATAAtggcttctttttctctcgATATTTCAACCACATCAACCCGAAGTTGGAGGTTCCAGTTCGCACGATCATCTTCACCTATATATTCAACGTGCTATTTGGTGCCCTTTATCTAGGACCTACAGTGGCTTTCAACGCCTTCATCGCGTCTTGCACGATTCTTCTGAACATATCATACGCTTTCCCAATTTTCGTTTTGGTCATTCGAGGTAGAGACATCCTCGCTCCGCATCAGCACCCTCATACGCCGTGGAAGCTTGGAAACTTCTGGGGGTATCTGGTCAACTGGACAGCTTGTCTGTACGTTTCGGTAACTTCAGTG CTTTTCTGCTTCCCTCCATCGTTACATGTCACTGGAAACACAATGA ATTATGTTTCTGTCGTCATAGCAATCTGCTGTCTCGCAATTGCTATTTATTGGATTGCTCGCGGGAAGACCTTTGAGGGGCCT AACCTCGAAACCATTATGGCGCAAAGAGAAGAGGTGGCTCATGCGCCTGGCCATGGCAGACGTGGCGAGAAGGAAGATATTCATGATCATTCTGTATCTGCCTAG
- a CDS encoding uncharacterized protein (uncharacterized protein conserved in bacteria-domain containing protein): protein MYQPSIGRPPAAFRKDARSKKAKATINKVIPSLLPGYPGAQKGINSAELIPFMNTTVLPEAYGKLLKKHEDKGDAATKGKATDGAEDPHESLEKLKTPRISIREVDTLTAARDLLNIETPAGIKTDLGNTRAHVTILNMGSPLNPGGGFLNGANSQEESLCMRTTLYPSLKDEWYRLPELSSIWTPMVLVFRDEDGNDLDKKDRFYVDCITAAMIRGPEFELDEDGVASYANKKDRDTAQAKMRAVMRIAMVKKSKRLVLGAWGCGAHGNPVGEIARIWKSVLTPRYDKSRPLKERWEYIDEIVFAIKDHNMAQAFAEAWGDGLERQDEEKNEIKEEDEEDAEVVDLAESKTQELKDKIRELEQRIQKVNNPKVSDGLKTILEGLKKQLPEEDEVSTQDSEWEHVKAEGTGSS, encoded by the exons ATGTATC AGCCATCTATCGGCCGACCACCAGCGGCTTTTCGCAAAGATGCACGCTCCAAAAAGGCCAAAGccaccatcaacaaggtCATCCCCAGCCTCCTCCCTGGGTATCCCGGTGCTCAGAAAGGAATCAATTCAGCAGAGCTCATACCTTTTATGAACACTACAGTCTTGCCTGAAGCATATGGGAAGCTCTTGAAGAAACATGAGGACAAGGGTGATGCAGCAACGAAGGGCAAAGCTACAGACGGCGCTGAGGATCCCCATGAGAGCTTGGAAAAGCTTAAAACACCAAGAATCTCAATCAGGGAAGTCGACACGCTTACTGCTGCAAGAGATCTTCTTAATATTGAGACACCGGCGGGCATCAAAACAGATCTAGGTAATACTAGAGCTCATGTGACAATCTTGAACATGGGTTCGCCTCTGAATCCTGGAGGTGGATTTCTCAATGGTGCGAATAGCCAAGAGGAGTCATTGTGTATGCGCACTACGCTATATCCCTCTCTCAAGGACGAGTGGTACCGACTCCCCGAACTTTCTTCGATTTGGACTCCGATGGTGTTGGTCTTCAGAGATGAAGACGGGAATGATCTGGACAAGAAGGATCGATTCTATGTCGACTGCATCACAGCTGCAATGATCCGCGGCCCGGAATTCGAGCTTGACGAGGACGGAGTAGCATCATACGCCAACAAGAAGGATCGCGATACGGCGCAAGCCAAGATGAGGGCCGTTATGCGAATCGCTATGGTCAAAAAGTCCAAACGACTTGTACTTGGAGCTTGGGGCTGCGGCGCGCATGGAAACCCCGTCGGTGAAATAGCAAGGATCTGGAAATCTGTTCTAACTCCAAGATACGATAAGTCAAGACCGCTAAAGGAGAGATGGGAATacattgatgagattgtgtTTGCGATCAAGGATCACAATATGGCCCAGGCTTTTGCGGAAGCTTGGGGTGACGGTCTTGAACGGCaggacgaagagaagaatgagattaaagaggaggatgaggaagatgctgAGGTTGTTGATCTGGCTGAATCCAAAACGCAAGAGTTGAAAGATAAGATCAGGGAGCTGGAGCAGAGGATCCAGAAGGTGAATAACCCGAAGGTGTCGGATGGCTTGAAGACTATTCTTGAGGGACTGAAGAAACAGCTCCcggaagaggatgaagttTCGACTCAGGACAGTGAGTGGGAGCATGTCAAAGCTGAAGGCACCGGATCTAGCTGA
- a CDS encoding carbonic anhydrase, with amino-acid sequence MRLFTTQCHLPNSVALGDLQLTITLHSHQIDFGMSINHHRAKSNTIILTHATDSDSKYPNTKTKRTSPSLLSTHSSMSSSIVSEYEAANEQYAAAFNKGDLALPPSRHVAVIACMDARLDPAQVLGIELGSAHVIRNAGGRAADALRSVIISQQLLGTREIVIVHHTDCGMLTFSDLDLKTKVRKDLGEDVDHIAFLPFGDLEQSVRDDIAFLKKSPLVLDVPITGYIYDVKSGKINKVDA; translated from the exons ATGAGATTGTTCACTACTCAGTGTCATTTACCCAATTCCGTGGCCCTCGGGGACCTCCAACTCACTATTACCTTACATAGCCATCAAATCGACTTCGGAATgtcaatcaatcatcatcGCGCCAAGTCAAACACCATCATTCTGACAC ATGCCACCGATTCCGATTCGAAATATCCAAATACAAAAACAAAACGAACCTCACCAAGCCTTTTATCAACTCACTCAAGCATGTCTTCTTCAATCGTCTCAGAGTATGAGGCTGCGAATGAGCAGTATGCCGCAGCCTTCAACAAGGGAGATCTCGCCCTGCCTCCATCTCG TCACGTCGCTGTCATTGCCTGCATGGATGCTCGTCTCGACCCAGCTCAGGTCCTCGGGATCGAGCTCGGCTCCGCTCACGTAATCCGTAACGCTGGCGGTCGAGCTGCAGATGCTCTCCGCTCCGTCATCATTTCACAGCAGCTCCTTGGAACCCGTGAGATCGTTATTGTCCATCAC ACCGACTGCGGTATGCTCACCTTCTCTGATTTGGATCTCAAGACAAAGGTGCGTAAGGATCTTGGTGAAGACGTCGATCACATTGCTTTCCTCCCTTTCGGAGACCTTGAGCAGAGTGTCCGCGACGATATCGctttcttgaagaagagcccTCTGGTTCTGGATGTTCCTATCACGGGCTACATCTATGATGTCAAGTCCGGCAAGATCAACAAAGTTGATGCTTAG
- a CDS encoding Glyoxalase/Bleomycin resistance protein/Dihydroxybiphenyl dioxygenase — protein MERKTDTKTYKLNHAMIRVKDPRSAIQFYELLGLSVVQKLTFPENKFDLYFLGVDSPGSPSHGKFTFDRQGLIELTHNYGTESDDNYRVSNGNEKPYLGFSHISMSVANVQSTYQTLAKAGYKFQQDVSSGNEPVIALDPDGYWIHITEKGSPNKSTASNPPGSFSVNQYALRVTDATRSVRYYAENLGMKLIKTLDNQNGNSKTFLLGYPSTSPVTGTEDLSRREGLLALIWQGRENAIAKVHNGNDQPQGFGHICVTVDNIDAACARLEGLNVAWKKRLTDGKMKNVAFLLDPDNYWIELVQNEGFTGKANF, from the exons ATGGAGCGAAAGACGGATACCAAGACTTACAAGCTGAATCATGCGAT GATTCGTGTGAAGGATCCCAGAAGTGCGA TCCAGTTTTacgagcttcttggccttaGCGTTGTCCAGAAGCTTACATTTCCTGAGAATAAGTTCGATCTTTACTTCCTTGGTGTCGATAGCCCAGGTTCGCCGTCTCATGGGAAGTTCACCTTCGATCGTCAAGGCTTAATCGAGCTCACTCACAACTACGGCACTGAGAGTGATGACAATTATCGAGTGAGCAATGGCAATGAAAAACCTTATCTCGGCTTCTCCCATATCTCGATGTCGGTGGCGAATGTGCAGTCTACCTACCAGACGCTGGCCAAAGCTGGTTACAAGTTCCAGCAGGATGTCTCCTCCGGGAACGAGCCGGTAATTGCTCTGGATCCAGACGGTTACTGGATACACATCACTGAGAAGGGGTCACCAAACAAGAGCACGGCTTCCAACCCTCCTGGCTCGTTCAGTGTT AATCAATACGCCCTGCGAGTCACCGACGCCACTCGATCCGTTCGCTACTACGCAGAGAATCTCGGAATGAAGCTGATCAAAACTCTCGACAACCAGAACGGAAACTCAAAGACATTTCTTTTAGGGTATCCTTCAACCAGCCCGGTCACCGGAACAGAAGATTTGTCACGCCGTGAAGGATTACTCGCTCTCATCTGGCAAGGCAGAGAGAACGCGATAGCAAAAGTACATAATGGAAACGATCAACCTCAAGGATTTGGTCATATCT GTGTTACTGTCGATAATATTGATGCAGCGTGTGCACGGTTGGAAGGACTGAACGTTGCGTGGAAGAAGAGACTCACAGATGGAAAGATGAAGAATGTTGCATTTCTTCTTGACCCTGATAATTATTGGATTGAATTGGTGCAGAACGAAGGCTTTACTGGCAAAGCAAATTTCTAG